ATTGAAAGGGTAATCGTTAAGACTTTAAGGTCGACACATCATGAACCAAAGCCTGCATAAGTGGTCAATTCTGTAAAAAGGCAATCAGCATTCAGAGGCATGTTTGCTAACATCTCAGGGAGCATTTTGAAGCAAAGGAATATCATGACAACTTAATTAACATGATTCACAATTTGTCAACAAATCTACCTTTTTCAAGCTTGACCTCCTATATGAAGTATCACAACATAATAAGGTAGCCTATATCACGTAACCACTGGGACAATAAAAATAATTACTACTCAAGTTGACTGACCAAAAACTAATCGATATATGATATTTCAGAATCCACTCCATTCGCTAAAAATGGAAAAGCAAAACATGGATAAATCTTGTAATAGCTATGTTAGATGATAACTTAGAACTACTTAAATTAGCAGAATCAATCTATATAAAATAATAAAATCACCAACTTGCTAGTTCTATCTTTTGGTTGACCATAGATCGCACTGACATGTTAGAGCTAAGCAACGATTGCTTTCCCAAGTAGTATAGAAATCCTAAGTCTACTTAACCAGGTGCTATGTGTATCTCTATCTCTATATATACTACTTAAAAAGAACATAAGGTTCCAGGTTTCACTCGGTTTTCTCCCCACCACATTATCCAGCTTTGCACCCTCCACCAATTTTATTTGTTTTTCCAGCCCCTTCTAGTTTTTATCAAACCAATATTTGGTTACCCAATAAACCAGATCAATCTACAATATAGCAATAAATTCATGGTTCGTAAGTAAATTGTTTCTCATGGTAAACTTGGCCTGTCATACATATTTGGTAACCCAATAAATAGCACAAAAATTATGGCCAGAAGCAACTAAATATAAATCAATCTCTTATATTTGGTAATCCAGTAAAGCAGATTAATCATGGGCACATACCTATTTTATCAATTCAAAAGATAGCTAGAAAATATAAACCCTATAACCAAAACATAATCTTATTGGTCTATTTGCTTTGCATCAAGATTTGAAATGTATGATCCTCTTATTGTTTTTAAATATATTTGACCCCGTGGCAATTCACGGGCACATACCTAGTATGTTATATAAATTCATGTAGTTCCTAGATTCTAATCACCGTGAGTTGAAGAAGTACAAAAGACAAATAGGTTACATATGCAGTGTGCATTGCTAGTCGAGCAATCAATCCACATGTTGCTAACCGCGTTGCAACCAGATTCAATTCATCTCAAGGCAAGTCAGGTTTGCTATATGTGTGGTTGCCATTGGCCAAGCCGAATATTTGTTTCACGGGCATAAAGACATCAAAAGGATCAAGATCGACACACCTGTGACAGTGTCCTTGACGGAGGCAAAGGGCATAAGTCCGAATTGTTGGCCTTCCACACGTCCTTGTACCCCATCTGCTCCGCCACACACGTCCTCGTTGCAACCGTCTGCGATGAAGATGGCTCGTCAAATTCTCATAGAGGACACACCCTCCTCACATAGTTCACGCTTTCCACACATCCAAATCTTGAAAGCTAGCATGGTCACGTGGAGGACGAAGATGACTGCGGGATGAAGTGGGCGAGGTGGAGCTAGCCAGCCTATCCTATGGCACTCTTGTTCATGCCGATGTTAAGCTACTAGTACTTaatccaaaacaaaatatgaagTCTAGCTGAGCCACTTTAAGCGCACCATCGTGGATTGGCAGGCTTGGTCCCCGGTTCACTGCTGATGACTCCGATGAGAGAGGAAGTGCAGCCGAGTAGACCTTGATGAGTGCTCCATTGAGGGGTTGTCGACTTTGCTTTGCGTTGCGGAAGCCGTCTTGGAGCAAATGGATGAGGGCAGAAGTGAAGCAAGGCTCAAAGGCGAGAAAGCGAGATGGCGAGGTGTCGGTGGCATGGCTATGGTGTAGCATGCAATCGGGAGGGTAGTGACAGAGCGAGGGTGCTGGTGGCGTACGAGTAGGAGTTATGCCTAGCCATCGACCGACAATCTTACATTTGATTTGGTAGAGAGAAACTGAAAGCGGGAGGAGGAAGTTTCCTTTTATTTCATGCGCATGAGGGAGAGGTGGAGGAAGCGATGGAGGCGAACGAACAATGTACCACCTAACTATCACTATCACAGACTCCCGTTTCATAGTAGAGGTTTGGTTTCTCAATACATAGAAGAAAGGGCATAGAGGACTTTTTATCTTGTGAAAGGAAAGTCGGATCCTTCACTGATGTGCTCGCGCCTCACGCCATGTGCATACTGTGTGGCTACCTCTCTTGCATGAAGATGCAGACTTGCCAGGATAGTATACCCTCTGTAACCATTTTCTTTGGGGACAAATATCTAATATGTTCATACTTTTCGATGTGATGAGTGTTTCTCTAAAGGTTTGGGTTGGGTTTTCTAGATTGTGGCGTGATGTGTTTTATTTTACAATGTAATGTGAAGAATTAGAAATGAAAGTAGGCAAAGCAGGTTAAACAAAAACTAAAATAGGATATAGAGGCTAATTGTTGTTACCgcaatgaaaaaaataaaaactcACCAACAATCTTCTTCTTTCCACCCAGAGGAAACGAATGTCGGCCTTCACCCCGCCGAGAAAAAACTCTTCTCGCGTTGAATTGGGGCGAAAGGCTGGCCTTGATCTCTGGACCTCCGACCGACACAAACCAACGCATGTGCCGTTGTGGACACTGCGATAGTCTATATATCCCGACGTCTTTTTAAGAGACGAGAATGCAAATCGAAAACATCCCCTGGGAAAGCCTCACGACCTGATGGTCGGCGGAACAATAATGACAACTGTCGACATTCCACCGCTTGTTCACTTGGACGATCACGTATAATCAGTACAATATGAAAATAGTTTTGcattttttcacgcatttattGGCAATGAATATGTTTCCTTCCAACCGTTTCCACTCCCCCCATTACCCTAACATAAGAAAATGCAGAGGTTTTTTTTGTGATCGTCGATACCTCTGGGGAGAAAGGTGTTCTGTCACAAAATAGGGATAAGAGCTTTGGTATCGTGAAGGAAGCACAACTCAGGGTGTTTGGTCTAGTGGTATGATTCTCGCTTCGGGTGCGAGAGGTCCCGAGTTCGATTCTCGGAACACCCCTTTTTCGtgggcctcttttttttcgtggGTCTGTCCCCTTCCTCCTCCCCAGCCCGGCCCACGAAGCCCAGCAAAACCTCGAGCTCCACCACATAAGCCAGCAGCCATGGCGGGAAATGGGGAAAGTGGAGCGCGCCAAGATTTTGccggctagggtttcccctcctgCTCACtcttcctctcctctctcttCACCGGCCACCGGCGGCAGCGCGAGGGATCCATGGCGGGGGAGGCCAAGGAGCCGGAGGCGGCCGCCCAGGGCGACGGGTccaaggccaaggccaaggccaAGAAGCCCAAGGCTGCGGCTGCCCCCGGCGACGAGGGGGAGGGGGCCAAGGCCAAGAAGCCCAAGGCTGCGGCTGCGGCCGCCGACGAGGGGGAGGGGGCCAAGGCCAAGAAGCCCAAGGCTGCGGCTGCGGCCGCCGACGAGGGGGAGGGGGCCAAGGCCAAGTCCAAGAAGCCCAAGGCTGCGGCCGCGGCCGCCGACGAGGGGTCCAAGGGCAAAGACAAGGCTGCGGCCGCGCCGGTGGCGGCGATgacggaggcggaggtggaggagcTGCCCAAGGCCATCGTGCGGCGGCTGGTCAAGGACAAGCTCGCCCGGGCCGCGTCCGGCGGCGAGGGGGCAGAGGGAGGGGCCGAGGTCATCGTCAACAAGGACGCC
This genomic window from Aegilops tauschii subsp. strangulata cultivar AL8/78 chromosome 4, Aet v6.0, whole genome shotgun sequence contains:
- the LOC109774318 gene encoding uncharacterized protein → MAGEAKEPEAAAQGDGSKAKAKAKKPKAAAAPGDEGEGAKAKKPKAAAAAADEGEGAKAKKPKAAAAAADEGEGAKAKSKKPKAAAAAADEGSKGKDKAAAAPVAAMTEAEVEELPKAIVRRLVKDKLARAASGGEGAEGGAEVIVNKDAMAAFAESARIFIHYLSATANDVCKDGKRQTINAEDVFKALDEIEFPEFVEPLRTALEEFRSRNAARKPASGKKQSEKKRKLEAVPEEQNGAAVEANADED